A window from Mangifera indica cultivar Alphonso chromosome 2, CATAS_Mindica_2.1, whole genome shotgun sequence encodes these proteins:
- the LOC123208605 gene encoding feruloyl CoA ortho-hydroxylase F6H1-3-like, which produces MAPKISFSDPSDVIDFVINKGHGVKGLSEMGLKVLPKQYVQSSEGIIDDSKILAHESIPLMDMSKWDDSQVAKSICDAAENWGFFQVVNHCVPAEVLEGVKEATHRFFGLPADEKKKYSKELSPSNSVRFGTSFSPQAEKALEWKDYLSLFYVSEDEASALWPPICKDEVLEYMKKSEILIERLLQVLMKGLKVSNIDEAKQRLLRGSIRTNLNYYPVCPNPELTIGIGCHSDVSTLTILLQDHIGGLYVRAIDGENWVHVPPIEGSLVINIGDALQILSNGRYKSVEHCVVPNKSSNRISVPIFVNPRPIDIICPLPEVLANGEKAIYKQVLYSDYVKHFFRKAHDGKKTVDFATLSN; this is translated from the exons ATGGCACCAAAAATTTCCTTCTCTGACCCTTCGGATGTGATTGATTTTGTGATAAACAAAGGTCATGGAGTAAAGGGTCTCTCCGAAATGGGACTCAAAGTCCTCCCTAAGCAGTATGTTCAATCCTCAGAAGGGATAATCGATGACTCCAAAATCTTGGCTCATGAATCCATTCCTTTAATGGATATGTCAAAATGGGATGATAGCCAAGTTGCCAAATCAATTTGTGATGCAGCTGAGAACTGGGGATTCTTTCAGGTTGTTAACCATTGTGTTCCTGCTGAAGTTTTGGAGGGAGTAAAGGAGGCGACTCATAGATTCTTTGGGTTGCCGGCTGACGAGAAGAAGAAGTATTCCAAGGAGCTTTCGCCCTCTAACAGTGTGAGGTTTGGCACAAGCTTCAGTCCTCAAGCTGAAAAGGCTCTTGAATGGAAGGATTACCTCAGTTTATTCTATGTTTCCGAAGATGAGGCTTCTGCTTTGTGGCCCCCTATCTGCAA GGATGAAGTGTTGGAGTATATGAAGAAATCCGAAATTCTTATTGAACGGCTTTTACAAGTGTTGATGAAAGGACTAAAAGTGAGTAACATTGATGAAGCGAAACAACGTCTTTTACGAGGTTCTATCAGAACCAACCTAAACTATTATCCAGTTTGTCCAAATCCTGAGCTAACAATCGGAATAGGTTGTCATTCAGACGTTTCAACTCTCACAATCCTCCTTCAAGATCATATTGGAGGGCTATACGTGCGAGCGATTGATGGCGAGAACTGGGTTCATGTCCCCCCAATTGAAGGTTCCCTTGTGATAAATATAGGAGATGCATTGCAAATACTGAGCAATGGGCGATACAAAAGTGTTGAACATTGCGTTGTTCCGAATAAAAGCAGTAATAGGATTTCGGTTCCAATTTTTGTGAATCCTAGACCAATTGACATAATTTGTCCTCTGCCTGAAGTGCTTGCAAATGGGGAGAAAGCAATCTATAAGCAAGTTTTGTACTCGGATTATGTGAAGCATTTCTTCAGAAAGGCACATGATGGGAAGAAAACTGTTGATTTTGCTACGTTAAGCAACTGA
- the LOC123203415 gene encoding F-box/kelch-repeat protein At1g15670-like, which yields MEASEFTELIPSLPQELGLDCLSRLPYASHYVASAVCRRWRQLLLSREFYHHRKKFGHTHQVACLVQALSARKISDDGRKRRESLSYGLTLFDPVSRVWSRLDPLPNYPNGLPLFCQLVGCEGKLVVMGGWDPVSYEPVCDVFVYDFTLQIWRKGKNMPIKMSFFAVGSHSGRVYVAGGHDENKNALRTGWVYDLRLDMWNELPQLSQERDECEGVVIGDEYWVVSGYATENQGAFDGSADVYNIGSGQWKRVEGVWEPGRCPRSNVGVGKDGNLLNWSELDPAVRAGSCGIMLGNRALVTGSEYQGGPHGLYMVEMGPGRSVKLEKINEGDDYCGFVQSGCCVEI from the coding sequence ATGGAAGCTTCCGAGTTCACTGAGTTAATCCCCTCTCTTCCCCAAGAACTCGGCCTCGACTGCCTCTCTCGCCTCCCGTACGCCTCCCACTATGTCGCCTCAGCAGTCTGCCGCCGCTGGCGTCAGTTGCTTCTCAGCAGAGAGTTTTACCACCACAGGAAGAAATTTGGGCACACCCATCAAGTAGCCTGCTTGGTCCAAGCTCTCAGTGCTCGGAAAATTTCTGATGATGGGCGGAAACGGCGTGAATCACTGAGTTACGGGCTTACCTTGTTTGACCCGGTGAGTCGAGTGTGGAGCCGGCTTGACCCGCTGCCCAATTACCCAAATGGATTGCCCTTGTTTTGTCAGTTAGTGGGCTGCGAAGGAAAGCTcgtggtcatgggtgggtgggATCCGGTGAGTTATGAACCGGTTTGTGATGTGTTTGTGTATGATTTCACATTGCAGATATGGAGGAAAGGCAAGAATATGCCCATAAAAATGTCCTTTTTCGCTGTTGGATCTCATTCGGGTCGCGTCTATGTGGCAGGCGGGCACGACGAGAACAAGAACGCTTTGCGAACCGGGTGGGTCTACGACTTGAGACTCGACATGTGGAACGAGCTGCCCCAATTAAGTCAAGAGCGTGATGAGTGCGAGGGAGTGGTGATAGGGGATGAGTATTGGGTGGTAAGCGGGTATGCAACCGAGAACCAAGGTGCATTTGACGGAAGTGCCGATGTATACAACATCGGGTCCGGTCAATGGAAGCGGGTCGAAGGAGTCTGGGAGCCTGGTCGGTGCCCAAGATCCAATGTCGGAGTAGGCAAAGATGGAAACCTGCTAAATTGGTCAGAGTTAGACCCGGCAGTTCGGGCTGGATCATGCGGGATCATGCTGGGTAATCGGGCACTGGTAACAGGGTCGGAATATCAAGGAGGTCCACATGGGTTGTACATGGTGGAAATGGGGCCAGGGCGAAGTGTTAAATTGGAGAAAATAAATGAGGGGGATGACTATTGTGGGTTTGTTCAATCTGGTTGTTGTGTAGAAATCTAA